A window from Halomicrobium urmianum encodes these proteins:
- a CDS encoding DUF5793 family protein, whose protein sequence is MRRDYFEVDMRNVDENEREPPVVTVAFDGPGGLLADRLVTADGTLDADEIDVTFRRTETDDVGVLSVSNRITGEFVLEANADVEAVRALVDAARSRADGEPRYRVRVTDADGKSTVYDKETLLVYDREGSLRRGESLIPGGVEL, encoded by the coding sequence ATGCGGCGTGACTACTTCGAGGTCGACATGCGGAACGTAGACGAGAACGAGCGGGAACCGCCGGTCGTCACGGTGGCCTTCGACGGGCCCGGCGGGCTGCTGGCAGACCGCCTCGTCACGGCGGACGGCACGCTCGACGCCGACGAGATCGACGTGACGTTCCGCCGGACGGAGACGGACGACGTGGGCGTCCTCTCCGTGTCCAACCGGATCACCGGCGAGTTCGTGCTCGAGGCCAACGCGGACGTCGAGGCCGTCCGGGCGCTGGTGGACGCGGCCCGGTCGCGAGCCGACGGCGAACCGCGCTATCGCGTCCGCGTCACGGACGCCGACGGCAAGTCGACCGTCTACGACAAGGAGACGCTGCTGGTCTACGACCGGGAGGGGAGCCTGCGGCGGGGGGAGAGCCTGATCCCGGGCGGCGTCGAGCTCTAG
- a CDS encoding aldo/keto reductase has translation MEYTTLGTTGTKVSRICLGCMSFGTPEWRKWVLDEEESREIIDRAIDLGINFFDTANVYSTGESERVLGNALSGYDRDEQVVATKVYGEMGDDPNKQGLSRKAIEQELDHSLDRLGMDTVDLYQIHRWDYDTPIETTLRALDDAVRRGEVRHVGASSMWAHQFQEALHAADDLDLERFETMQNHYNLVYREEEREMLPLCEREDVGVVPWSPLARGYLTRPHEDIDATTRGETEERIYDHPYREGGGKEVNERVQELADEYDATMAQIALAWLFHKDWVDAPIVGTTSVEHLEQAVEALDIDLAESDVEWLEEPYEPVEVSGHE, from the coding sequence ATGGAGTACACCACCCTCGGTACGACCGGAACGAAGGTCAGCCGGATCTGCCTGGGCTGTATGAGCTTCGGCACCCCCGAATGGCGCAAGTGGGTCCTCGACGAGGAGGAGAGCCGCGAGATCATCGACCGGGCCATCGACCTGGGGATCAACTTCTTCGACACGGCCAACGTCTACTCGACGGGCGAGAGCGAGCGCGTCCTCGGGAACGCGCTCTCCGGGTACGACCGCGACGAGCAGGTCGTCGCGACCAAGGTCTACGGGGAGATGGGCGACGACCCGAACAAGCAGGGGCTCTCGCGGAAGGCCATCGAGCAGGAACTGGACCACTCGCTGGATCGCCTCGGCATGGACACGGTCGACCTCTACCAGATCCACCGCTGGGACTACGACACGCCCATCGAGACGACGCTGCGGGCGCTCGACGACGCCGTCCGCCGCGGCGAGGTCCGCCACGTCGGGGCCTCCTCGATGTGGGCCCACCAGTTCCAGGAGGCGCTGCACGCGGCCGACGACCTCGACCTGGAGCGCTTCGAGACGATGCAGAACCACTACAACCTCGTCTACCGCGAGGAGGAACGGGAGATGCTGCCCCTCTGCGAGCGGGAGGACGTCGGCGTCGTCCCGTGGAGTCCCCTGGCGCGCGGGTACCTCACCCGGCCGCACGAGGACATCGACGCCACCACCCGCGGCGAGACGGAAGAGCGCATCTACGACCACCCGTACCGCGAGGGCGGCGGGAAGGAGGTCAACGAGCGCGTCCAGGAACTGGCCGACGAGTACGACGCCACGATGGCCCAGATAGCCCTCGCCTGGCTGTTCCACAAGGACTGGGTCGACGCGCCCATCGTGGGCACCACGAGCGTCGAGCACCTCGAACAGGCCGTCGAGGCGCTTGACATCGACCTCGCCGAGAGCGACGTGGAGTGGCTGGAGGAGCCCTACGAGCCCGTGGAAGTCTCCGGGCACGAGTAG
- a CDS encoding macro domain-containing protein, translating into MDFEVVQGDIAAQSADVLVNAAGTSLQMGSGVAGALRRGAGQEINDAAVEKGPVDLGEVAVTDAYNLDADRVIHAAAMPHYGDGKATAESIRDATRNALESADELGAVSMVIPALGCGVAGFDLAEGAEIVAGEIRDYEPDSLVDVRFIAYSEGEYQTVQRVADQVRAR; encoded by the coding sequence ATGGACTTCGAGGTCGTTCAGGGCGACATCGCCGCACAGTCGGCGGACGTGCTCGTCAACGCCGCCGGGACGAGCCTCCAGATGGGGTCGGGCGTCGCCGGCGCGCTCCGCCGCGGCGCGGGTCAGGAGATCAACGACGCGGCCGTCGAGAAGGGACCCGTCGACCTCGGCGAGGTGGCGGTCACGGACGCGTACAACCTCGACGCCGATCGCGTGATCCACGCCGCCGCGATGCCCCACTACGGCGACGGGAAGGCGACGGCCGAGAGCATCCGCGACGCGACCCGCAACGCGCTGGAGAGCGCCGACGAACTCGGGGCCGTGTCGATGGTGATCCCGGCGCTGGGCTGCGGCGTCGCCGGGTTCGACCTCGCCGAGGGCGCGGAGATCGTCGCCGGGGAGATCCGCGACTACGAGCCCGACTCGCTGGTGGACGTGCGCTTCATCGCCTACAGCGAGGGGGAGTACCAGACCGTCCAGCGCGTGGCCGACCAGGTCCGGGCGCGGTGA
- the sucC gene encoding ADP-forming succinate--CoA ligase subunit beta has translation MRLHEYQAKQVFADAGIPTPASTLAETVDDAVAAAEDIGYPVAIKAQVHVGGRGKAGGIKLAEDAEEAREYADDILGMDLKGYEVDRVLVEEAVDFENELYVGVTMDRGEGEPVAMVSTRGGVNIEEVAEEDPDAIAREHIDPAFGMHPYQARKVVYEAGVDRAVANDVASVLQTLYQIWDDRDGSDAEINPLMITADDEVVAADAVFNVDSDALFRQPEIQEMEEEASGGDELEQKADEYGFDYVRLDGNVGIIGNGAGLVMTTLDLVDHFGGSPANFLDVGGGAKAQRIANALDMVFSDDNVDSVVFNIFGGITRGDEVAEGINQALEQFDEIPKPVTVRLAGTNAEEGMEILNEDLVTVEHTLEDAVQRAVEYAQEVDA, from the coding sequence ATGAGATTGCACGAATACCAGGCGAAGCAGGTCTTCGCCGACGCCGGGATTCCGACCCCGGCATCGACGCTGGCCGAGACCGTCGACGACGCGGTCGCGGCCGCGGAGGACATCGGCTATCCGGTCGCGATCAAGGCGCAGGTCCACGTCGGTGGCCGGGGCAAGGCCGGCGGCATCAAGCTCGCGGAGGACGCCGAGGAGGCCCGCGAGTACGCCGACGACATCCTCGGTATGGACCTCAAGGGCTACGAGGTCGACCGCGTGCTCGTCGAGGAGGCCGTCGACTTCGAGAACGAGCTGTACGTGGGCGTCACCATGGACCGCGGCGAGGGCGAGCCCGTAGCCATGGTCTCGACCCGCGGCGGCGTCAACATCGAGGAGGTCGCCGAGGAGGACCCCGACGCCATCGCGCGCGAGCACATCGACCCCGCGTTCGGCATGCACCCCTACCAGGCCCGCAAGGTCGTCTACGAGGCCGGCGTCGACCGCGCCGTGGCCAACGACGTCGCGAGCGTCCTGCAGACGCTCTACCAGATCTGGGACGACCGCGACGGCTCCGACGCCGAAATCAACCCCCTGATGATCACGGCCGACGACGAGGTCGTCGCGGCCGACGCCGTCTTCAACGTCGACTCCGACGCCCTCTTCCGCCAGCCCGAGATCCAGGAGATGGAGGAGGAGGCCAGCGGCGGCGACGAACTCGAGCAGAAGGCCGACGAGTACGGCTTCGACTACGTCCGACTCGACGGCAACGTCGGCATCATCGGCAACGGCGCGGGCCTCGTCATGACGACGCTGGACCTCGTCGACCACTTCGGCGGCTCCCCTGCCAACTTCCTCGACGTCGGGGGCGGCGCCAAGGCCCAGCGCATCGCGAACGCGCTGGACATGGTGTTCTCCGACGACAACGTCGACTCCGTCGTCTTCAACATCTTCGGTGGGATCACCCGCGGCGACGAGGTCGCGGAAGGTATCAACCAGGCGCTGGAGCAGTTCGACGAGATCCCCAAGCCCGTCACCGTCCGCCTGGCCGGCACGAACGCCGAGGAAGGAATGGAGATTCTCAACGAGGACCTGGTCACGGTCGAGCACACGCTGGAGGACGCCGTCCAGCGTGCAGTGGAGTACGCACAGGAGGTGGATGCATGA
- the sucD gene encoding succinate--CoA ligase subunit alpha: protein MSVLVDEDTRVVVQGITGGEGKFHTEQMLEYGTNVVAGAVPGRGGQEVAGVPVYDTVHEAAREEDANASVVFVPPAFAGDALFEALDSPVDLVVAITEGIPTQDMARVKRKLRETDTHLVGPNCPGVITPGVAKLGILPGNIFSEGDVGLVSRSGTLTYQVVDDLTSRGIGQTTAIGIGGDPIIGTSFIDALELFENDPDTKAVVMCGEIGGEDEENAAQYIAEHMDTPVAGFIAGRTAPPGKRMGHAGAIVSGSGTGTAESKIDALNDAGVPVGDTPEEVAEHVEDLL from the coding sequence ATGAGCGTTCTAGTCGACGAAGACACGCGCGTCGTGGTGCAGGGTATCACCGGCGGTGAGGGCAAGTTCCACACCGAGCAGATGCTGGAGTACGGGACCAACGTGGTCGCCGGCGCAGTGCCGGGCCGCGGCGGCCAGGAAGTGGCCGGCGTCCCGGTCTACGACACGGTCCACGAGGCCGCCCGCGAGGAGGACGCCAACGCCTCCGTCGTGTTCGTCCCGCCGGCGTTCGCGGGCGACGCGCTGTTCGAGGCGCTGGACTCCCCGGTCGACCTCGTCGTGGCCATCACCGAGGGCATCCCGACCCAGGACATGGCCCGCGTCAAGCGCAAGCTGCGGGAGACCGACACGCACCTCGTCGGCCCGAACTGCCCGGGCGTCATCACGCCGGGCGTCGCCAAGCTGGGCATCCTGCCAGGCAACATCTTCTCCGAGGGCGACGTCGGCCTCGTCTCCCGCTCGGGCACGCTGACCTACCAGGTCGTCGACGACCTGACCTCGCGGGGCATCGGCCAGACCACCGCCATCGGCATCGGCGGCGACCCGATCATCGGCACGTCGTTCATCGACGCCCTGGAGCTGTTCGAGAACGACCCCGACACGAAGGCGGTCGTCATGTGCGGCGAGATCGGCGGCGAGGACGAGGAGAACGCCGCCCAGTACATCGCCGAGCACATGGACACGCCCGTCGCCGGCTTCATCGCCGGCCGCACCGCCCCGCCGGGCAAGCGCATGGGCCACGCCGGCGCCATCGTCTCCGGCTCCGGAACCGGCACCGCCGAGTCGAAGATCGACGCCCTCAACGACGCCGGCGTCCCCGTGGGCGACACGCCCGAAGAGGTCGCCGAGCACGTCGAGGACCTGCTGTAA
- a CDS encoding NAD-dependent protein deacylase has protein sequence MDDVDAVANALREADTAVAFTGAGVSTASGVPSFRGEDGLWEEFDPESFHRRRLDADPEGWWRDRLELRERLAPGDYEPNAAHDALAELESAGHLDAVVTQNVDGLHAEAGTAELIRLHGTNRRVRCEDCGERSEAAPAFKRARGGDVPPRCDCGGLLRPDVVLFGESLPADAMERGRRLAHESDCYLAVGSSLTVQPAAGLPRAAARSGATLAIVNLAETPLDDAADRVVGADVTDVLPALAARV, from the coding sequence ATGGACGACGTCGACGCGGTCGCGAACGCGCTGCGCGAGGCCGACACCGCCGTCGCCTTCACCGGTGCGGGCGTCAGCACTGCCTCCGGAGTGCCCTCGTTCCGCGGCGAGGACGGCCTCTGGGAGGAGTTCGACCCCGAATCGTTCCACCGCCGTCGGCTGGACGCCGACCCGGAGGGCTGGTGGCGCGACCGGCTCGAGCTCCGCGAGCGCCTGGCTCCCGGCGACTACGAGCCGAACGCCGCCCACGATGCGCTGGCGGAGCTGGAGTCGGCGGGCCACCTCGACGCGGTGGTGACCCAGAACGTCGACGGCCTCCACGCCGAGGCGGGGACGGCGGAGCTGATCCGGCTCCACGGGACGAACCGCCGGGTCAGGTGCGAGGACTGCGGCGAGCGCAGCGAGGCGGCTCCGGCCTTCAAGCGGGCGCGGGGCGGCGACGTCCCGCCGCGGTGCGACTGCGGCGGCCTGCTCCGGCCGGACGTGGTGCTGTTCGGGGAGTCGCTGCCGGCCGACGCGATGGAGCGCGGCCGGCGACTGGCCCACGAGAGCGACTGCTATCTGGCGGTCGGATCGTCGCTGACGGTCCAGCCCGCAGCGGGGCTCCCGCGGGCGGCGGCCCGGTCGGGCGCGACGCTGGCGATCGTCAACCTGGCGGAGACGCCGCTGGACGACGCCGCTGACCGAGTCGTCGGAGCGGACGTGACGGACGTGCTGCCTGCCCTGGCGGCGCGCGTCTAG
- a CDS encoding PrsW family intramembrane metalloprotease: protein MNPRKLLRIAKWEVTKNAGGVDRRTVAVTVVAVLAMALVGAVAAAGGTGMDSGIYRVGVAENSPYYGPAKEDPSFVVQEPDPAAVRRGEQDLLFRNGGLANRPVTDKQRAALTAFRESVQGYNERRMAAAAESGNRTAAYPVSVTLVYEEQSGVTVRSGSGGSGDGGSDDESTASGSDGGDGSTGSDGGNDGSGDGSGGSGTVSGSGGSGDAAGGLSDFGAGLTGGDTSGTPGDISPPFPFESLVLAFLFVVPLNFVIQAYGSSMLSERLNRRGELLLVAPVTRTDIVAGKTLPYFAGAMGVVAAITLALRASGLAAGGSRVAVLAMAPLALLFLAATFCGAMFARSFKELTFVTVTVTVALTSYAFVPAIFTDVTPIALISPLTVVVRDLQGEAVGLGGALFSTLPPTLTAVALFGLGAGLYREEDMFTQRPVPLKVLDALSGRIASKRSAATLSVILLPFVFVAELVAVAFLFALGEISVVLVLLPVVVIEEVAKSLHLYAGFESGRYDRSLRTALVVGALSGLGFFVAEKFVAVAQVVGLQEIDAGRAALATGLVPSDLNPLLIAGLLLAPLVLHVATAAVSALGARRDRRAYTAALGVAMAVHFAYNYTVVVTLG from the coding sequence ATGAACCCGCGGAAGCTCCTGCGGATCGCGAAGTGGGAGGTGACGAAGAACGCCGGAGGCGTCGACCGCCGGACCGTCGCCGTCACCGTCGTCGCCGTCCTAGCGATGGCGCTCGTCGGCGCGGTGGCCGCCGCCGGCGGCACCGGGATGGACAGTGGCATCTACCGCGTGGGCGTCGCCGAGAACAGCCCCTACTACGGCCCCGCGAAGGAGGACCCGTCGTTCGTCGTCCAGGAACCGGACCCCGCGGCGGTCCGGCGGGGCGAGCAGGACCTGCTCTTCCGGAACGGCGGCCTCGCGAACCGGCCCGTCACGGACAAGCAGCGCGCCGCGCTGACGGCCTTCCGCGAGAGCGTCCAGGGGTACAACGAACGGCGGATGGCGGCGGCGGCCGAATCGGGCAACCGGACCGCGGCGTACCCCGTCTCGGTGACCCTGGTCTACGAGGAACAGAGCGGCGTCACGGTGCGCTCGGGAAGCGGTGGGTCCGGTGACGGCGGCAGCGACGACGAGAGCACGGCCAGCGGTAGCGACGGGGGCGACGGCAGCACTGGATCGGACGGCGGCAACGATGGATCCGGCGACGGCAGCGGTGGTAGCGGTACGGTCAGCGGAAGCGGCGGGTCGGGCGACGCGGCGGGCGGCCTCAGCGACTTCGGGGCCGGCCTCACCGGCGGCGACACGTCGGGGACGCCGGGGGACATCTCGCCGCCGTTCCCCTTCGAGTCGCTCGTGCTGGCCTTCCTCTTCGTCGTCCCGCTGAACTTCGTCATCCAGGCCTACGGGAGTTCGATGCTCTCCGAGCGGCTGAATCGCCGCGGCGAACTGCTGCTGGTGGCTCCGGTGACCCGTACCGACATCGTGGCGGGGAAGACGCTACCGTACTTCGCCGGCGCGATGGGCGTCGTGGCGGCAATCACGCTGGCGCTGCGGGCGAGCGGGCTCGCCGCGGGCGGGAGCCGCGTCGCGGTGCTGGCGATGGCACCGCTGGCGCTGCTCTTCCTCGCGGCGACGTTCTGCGGCGCCATGTTCGCCCGCTCGTTCAAGGAACTGACTTTCGTCACGGTGACGGTCACCGTCGCGCTGACGAGCTACGCGTTCGTCCCGGCCATCTTCACGGACGTGACGCCCATCGCGCTGATATCCCCGCTGACGGTCGTCGTCCGGGACCTCCAGGGCGAGGCCGTCGGACTGGGCGGCGCCCTGTTCTCGACGCTGCCGCCGACGCTGACGGCCGTGGCGCTGTTCGGACTGGGCGCCGGCCTCTACCGCGAGGAGGACATGTTCACCCAGCGGCCCGTCCCGCTGAAGGTGCTCGACGCGCTCTCCGGCCGGATCGCGTCGAAGCGGAGCGCGGCGACGCTCTCGGTGATCCTGCTGCCGTTCGTCTTCGTCGCGGAGCTGGTCGCCGTCGCCTTCCTCTTCGCGCTGGGGGAAATCTCAGTCGTGCTCGTGCTGCTCCCGGTCGTGGTGATCGAGGAGGTCGCCAAGAGCCTCCACCTGTACGCGGGCTTCGAGAGCGGGCGCTACGACCGCTCACTCCGGACGGCCCTCGTCGTCGGCGCGCTGTCCGGCCTGGGCTTTTTCGTCGCCGAGAAGTTCGTCGCCGTCGCGCAGGTGGTCGGTCTCCAGGAGATCGACGCCGGCCGGGCGGCGCTGGCGACCGGCCTGGTACCGTCGGACCTGAACCCGCTGTTGATCGCCGGCCTCCTGCTGGCCCCGCTAGTCCTGCACGTCGCGACGGCCGCCGTCTCGGCGCTTGGCGCGCGGCGGGACCGCCGCGCCTACACCGCCGCGCTCGGGGTAGCGATGGCGGTTCACTTCGCCTACAACTACACGGTGGTGGTCACCCTTGGCTGA
- a CDS encoding ABC transporter ATP-binding protein, whose protein sequence is MIEARDVRKEYGEFVAVAGSTFSVERGEVFGVIGPNGAGKTTTLKMLAGLIEPTGGEVSVAGYDAGETEMRRRLGFLPEESPLYEEMTPVSYLSFFADLYDVPDDVARERMHETLDELDLQHRERKLGDMSKGMKRKVAIARSLINDPDVLIYDEPASGLDPLTTNYVIDFTEQLAEEGKTIVFSAHNLYHVESICDRVAIMNEGRIVARGDLDELQDEYGDRRYHVYTTVEVPEAVSENGTWRRVVESMDGVEATREAAAGNGGEVVDIRTEESSLEEVFLNVADDETPGTRYVEEA, encoded by the coding sequence ATGATCGAAGCGCGGGACGTACGCAAGGAGTACGGCGAGTTCGTCGCCGTGGCGGGCAGCACCTTCTCGGTGGAGCGTGGCGAGGTGTTCGGCGTCATCGGCCCGAACGGAGCGGGCAAGACGACGACGCTGAAGATGCTCGCCGGGCTGATCGAACCGACCGGGGGCGAGGTGTCCGTCGCCGGGTACGACGCCGGCGAGACGGAGATGCGCCGGCGGCTGGGATTCCTGCCCGAGGAGTCGCCCCTCTACGAGGAGATGACGCCCGTCTCTTACCTCTCTTTCTTCGCCGACCTCTACGACGTCCCCGACGACGTCGCCCGCGAGCGCATGCACGAGACGCTGGACGAACTGGACCTCCAGCACCGCGAGCGGAAACTGGGGGACATGTCCAAGGGGATGAAGCGGAAGGTGGCCATCGCGCGCTCGCTGATCAACGATCCCGACGTGCTGATCTACGACGAACCGGCCAGCGGGCTGGACCCGCTGACGACCAACTACGTCATCGACTTCACCGAGCAACTGGCCGAGGAGGGCAAGACCATCGTCTTCTCGGCGCACAACCTCTATCACGTCGAGTCCATCTGCGACCGCGTCGCCATCATGAACGAGGGGCGAATCGTCGCTCGCGGCGACCTCGACGAGTTACAGGACGAGTACGGCGACCGCCGCTACCACGTGTACACGACCGTCGAGGTGCCCGAGGCGGTCAGCGAGAACGGAACCTGGCGGCGGGTCGTCGAGTCGATGGACGGCGTGGAGGCGACCCGCGAGGCAGCGGCCGGGAACGGCGGCGAGGTGGTCGACATCCGCACCGAGGAGTCGAGCCTCGAGGAGGTCTTCCTGAACGTCGCCGACGACGAGACGCCGGGAACTCGATACGTCGAGGAGGCCTGA
- a CDS encoding type II/IV secretion system ATPase subunit → MADDQSPGGGSTGPLSGVRRWLSRTARALGGPAVPDSNYDPGRHGPLVSFDGLDGHDEVDRYWLNAPYAFVSINRDPAADEHRYHVVEPSLDEFEADLLDRLFDDVRGPLIYRTDVADHPERALREELRARLVEYGVDVEPETFYRLYYYLYRSFRGYGRIDPIMHDPHVEDVSCDGAGLPIFVYHEDYTDVETNVVFDADELDDFVVQLAQRSGRHVSVSDPVVSTTLPDGSRIELALGEEVTPRGSAFTIRKYADEPFTPIDLLEYGTFSLEMLAYIWLAIEHNKSLIFAGGTAAGKTTSMNAVSMFVPPRSKVLTIEDTRELSLYHDNWLSAVTRERLDDSDITMYDLLRSALRHRPEYIVVGEVRGEEAITLFQAMNTGHTTFSTMHADSVQTVINRLENEPINVPRPMVQSLDVLCVQVLARSGGERVRRAKTLAEIEGIDQRTGELDYSNAYAWQPTEDRFTDSSSDLLDEIRRERGWSQSELLGEIDDRKRFLRYLQREGIDDYRRFTAMVNKYYADSEAVMDRIDAAGVTAGD, encoded by the coding sequence ATGGCAGACGATCAGTCGCCCGGTGGAGGCTCGACCGGCCCGCTCTCGGGGGTCAGGCGGTGGCTCTCGCGGACGGCGCGAGCGCTCGGCGGGCCGGCGGTACCCGACTCGAACTACGACCCCGGCCGCCACGGCCCCCTCGTCTCCTTCGACGGCCTCGACGGCCACGATGAGGTCGACCGCTACTGGCTCAACGCCCCCTACGCCTTCGTCTCGATCAACCGCGACCCCGCGGCCGACGAGCACCGGTACCACGTGGTCGAGCCGTCGCTGGACGAGTTCGAGGCCGACCTGCTCGACCGGCTCTTCGATGACGTCCGCGGCCCGCTGATCTACCGGACGGACGTCGCCGACCATCCTGAGCGGGCCCTCCGCGAGGAACTGCGGGCCCGGCTCGTCGAGTACGGCGTCGACGTCGAGCCGGAGACGTTCTACCGGCTGTACTACTACCTCTATCGCTCCTTCCGCGGGTACGGCCGCATCGACCCGATCATGCACGACCCGCACGTCGAGGACGTCTCCTGCGACGGCGCCGGCCTCCCCATCTTCGTCTACCACGAGGACTACACCGACGTCGAGACGAACGTCGTCTTCGACGCCGACGAACTCGACGACTTCGTGGTCCAGTTGGCCCAGCGCTCGGGCCGGCACGTCTCCGTCTCCGACCCAGTCGTCTCGACGACGCTGCCCGACGGCTCCCGGATCGAACTCGCCCTCGGCGAGGAGGTCACGCCCCGGGGGTCGGCCTTCACCATCCGCAAGTACGCCGACGAGCCGTTCACGCCCATCGACCTCCTGGAGTACGGCACCTTCAGCCTGGAGATGCTTGCGTACATCTGGCTGGCCATCGAGCACAACAAGTCGCTGATCTTCGCCGGTGGGACGGCCGCCGGCAAGACCACGTCGATGAACGCCGTCTCGATGTTCGTCCCGCCGCGCTCGAAGGTACTGACCATCGAGGACACCCGGGAGCTGTCGCTGTACCACGACAACTGGCTCTCGGCGGTGACCCGCGAGCGGCTGGACGACTCGGACATCACGATGTACGACCTGCTGCGGTCCGCGCTGCGCCACCGCCCGGAGTACATCGTCGTCGGCGAGGTCCGCGGCGAGGAGGCCATCACCCTCTTCCAGGCGATGAACACCGGCCACACGACGTTCTCGACGATGCACGCCGACTCCGTCCAGACGGTGATCAACCGACTGGAGAACGAGCCCATCAACGTCCCCCGGCCGATGGTCCAGTCGCTGGACGTCCTCTGCGTCCAGGTGCTGGCCCGCTCCGGGGGCGAGCGGGTCCGCCGGGCCAAGACGCTGGCCGAGATCGAGGGGATCGACCAGCGGACCGGCGAACTCGACTACTCCAACGCCTACGCCTGGCAGCCCACGGAGGATCGCTTCACCGACTCCAGCAGCGACCTCCTCGACGAGATCCGGCGGGAGCGCGGCTGGAGCCAGTCGGAACTGCTCGGCGAGATAGACGACCGCAAGCGGTTCCTCCGGTACCTGCAGCGCGAGGGCATCGACGACTACCGCCGCTTCACCGCGATGGTCAACAAGTACTACGCGGACAGCGAGGCGGTGATGGACCGGATCGACGCCGCGGGGGTGACCGCCGGCGACTGA
- a CDS encoding ABC transporter permease translates to MADPRLAIARRDLAGLRREKTIVLALLIQLFVAAFSSFLVVGLTSMYDPSSVESGGVEMAVTGDARDELLAAAERHDSVEAVPVEDADAARTAFQSGRVHAILAGSYADASDGGRRILQVRATAPEGSIRTTLVVVQVRQVLQTLERQERFERVDHLGTSPVPLPPESDGSPYFGFTYTVLLPLLLFLPPFISGSVAVDAVTEEIERGTLELLRAAPVSLVDVVDGKSLAMVLLAPAQAALWILLLRFNGIDVAHPLALLAFVAAVATLTVVIGVVLGLRTGRRRPAQLLYSVGTLVVFGGAVVLPEHPATTAAKLAVDSPTALTYAHVAGYAVAAVALYALARRYVERVEPEGL, encoded by the coding sequence TTGGCTGATCCGCGCCTGGCGATCGCGCGTCGGGACCTCGCCGGCCTGCGGCGCGAGAAGACCATCGTCCTCGCACTGCTGATCCAGCTGTTCGTGGCGGCCTTCTCCTCGTTCCTCGTGGTCGGGCTGACCTCGATGTACGACCCCTCGTCGGTGGAGTCGGGCGGGGTCGAGATGGCCGTCACGGGGGACGCGCGGGACGAACTCCTCGCGGCCGCCGAACGCCACGACTCCGTCGAGGCCGTCCCGGTCGAGGACGCCGACGCGGCGCGGACGGCCTTCCAGTCGGGGCGCGTCCACGCGATACTGGCGGGTTCCTACGCCGACGCCTCAGATGGTGGCAGACGAATACTGCAGGTCCGAGCGACGGCACCGGAGGGGAGCATCCGCACGACGCTCGTGGTCGTCCAGGTTCGGCAGGTGCTGCAGACGCTGGAGCGCCAGGAGCGGTTCGAGCGCGTCGACCACCTCGGGACCTCGCCGGTTCCGTTGCCGCCGGAGAGCGACGGCAGCCCGTACTTCGGGTTCACCTACACCGTCCTCCTCCCGCTGTTGCTCTTCCTGCCGCCCTTTATCAGCGGCTCCGTGGCGGTCGACGCGGTGACCGAGGAGATCGAGCGGGGGACCCTGGAGCTGCTGCGGGCCGCGCCGGTGTCGCTGGTGGACGTCGTCGACGGCAAGTCGCTGGCGATGGTCCTGCTCGCGCCCGCTCAGGCCGCGCTGTGGATCCTGTTGCTGCGGTTCAACGGCATCGACGTCGCCCACCCGCTCGCGCTGCTCGCGTTCGTCGCCGCTGTCGCGACGCTGACCGTGGTCATCGGCGTCGTCCTCGGCCTACGGACGGGCCGGCGGCGGCCCGCCCAGTTGCTCTACTCCGTGGGGACGCTCGTCGTCTTCGGCGGCGCCGTGGTGCTGCCGGAGCATCCGGCGACGACCGCCGCGAAGCTCGCCGTCGACAGCCCGACCGCGCTCACCTACGCCCACGTCGCCGGCTACGCCGTCGCCGCCGTCGCGCTGTACGCGCTGGCCCGGCGTTACGTCGAGCGGGTCGAACCTGAAGGCCTGTAG
- a CDS encoding HVO_2901 family zinc finger protein — MPHTCRNCKRTFSTELELELHRDTCSAGELICDDCGERFAERTATTDGWHYRCPNEDCDGEGIGDDIHRIDDIRVETN, encoded by the coding sequence ATGCCCCACACCTGTCGGAACTGCAAGCGGACCTTCAGCACGGAACTCGAACTCGAACTCCACCGCGACACGTGCTCGGCCGGCGAGCTCATCTGCGACGACTGCGGCGAGCGGTTCGCCGAGCGAACGGCCACCACGGACGGCTGGCACTATCGATGCCCGAACGAGGACTGCGACGGCGAGGGCATCGGCGACGACATCCACCGCATCGACGACATCCGCGTAGAGACGAACTGA